In a genomic window of Agarivorans albus:
- a CDS encoding J domain-containing protein gives MTTHFQLFDLPENATEEQIKTRYKQLASRCHPDKGGSAQLMILIKNSYQKLLLGEGAIAIEQSLDDSNKQVLALKKTIHQQQFYIQKLSVAIAKQAQIKETKRLKKILMPALVGIFGVVTVVLANGWYQSNQQLNKVSKQLTTTINNSNKPAKPTMPALSQENLAKTWELKQKLRLSSARQQYLESDFDMSLTLIRALLNQHSAKALNQVQQQFLLQQHIEIPPVIDNEAVIDESAAVKSSIEKNSTKAQQTEEQQVEEVDLDGEPRAVLLESLDVSAANATTN, from the coding sequence ATGACCACGCACTTTCAATTATTTGATCTCCCGGAAAATGCTACCGAGGAGCAAATAAAAACTCGCTACAAACAACTCGCCAGCCGCTGCCATCCCGACAAAGGCGGTTCTGCGCAGTTGATGATTTTAATTAAAAACAGTTATCAAAAACTGTTGTTAGGCGAAGGCGCGATTGCCATAGAGCAATCTTTGGATGATTCAAATAAGCAAGTCCTTGCCTTAAAAAAAACCATTCATCAACAGCAATTCTATATTCAAAAACTTAGCGTAGCGATTGCCAAACAGGCACAAATTAAAGAAACCAAACGATTAAAAAAGATATTAATGCCAGCGCTTGTTGGGATATTTGGCGTAGTGACGGTAGTTCTAGCCAATGGCTGGTATCAGTCTAACCAGCAATTAAACAAAGTAAGCAAACAGCTGACTACAACCATTAATAACAGCAATAAGCCTGCAAAACCCACTATGCCTGCGCTAAGCCAAGAAAACTTAGCCAAAACATGGGAGCTAAAACAAAAGCTACGTTTAAGCAGTGCACGCCAACAATACCTTGAGTCTGATTTTGATATGAGTTTGACGCTAATTCGTGCCTTGCTTAATCAGCATTCCGCCAAAGCGCTCAATCAAGTACAGCAGCAGTTTTTGTTACAGCAGCATATAGAAATACCACCCGTAATTGATAACGAAGCGGTCATTGATGAAAGTGCAGCTGTTAAAAGCTCTATCGAAAAAAACTCGACTAAAGCTCAACAAACGGAAGAGCAACAAGTAGAAGAGGTAGATTTAGACGGGGAACCGAGAGCAGTGCTTTTAGAAAGTCTCGACGTTAGCGCTGCAAACGCGACAACTAATTAG
- a CDS encoding cupin domain-containing protein, which yields MTYQTAFNQQDFMANYWQQRPCLLKQGMLDFVDPLSPEELAGLAMEADIQSRLVTCHEQQWEAHLGPFEDFALLGESHSSLLVQGVDHWHGEVAKLAAAFQFIPNWRFDDVMISYSTVKGGVGPHIDQYCVFIIQGQGKRHWRVGQKQILKEFASHDKLKHCEDFVAEIDVVLEAGDVLYIPPGCPHEGYAIEPSMNYSVGFRAPNAKDLVTGFADYLLQHETSSQRFADPQRQETNEFGRVAENDTLALNKLMQSLFNSPQASAHFLGEYLSDSSHSSDIVVLSGSDQELAMSDLRQLMEQGAELKRTSGIKALYLDVLPYELFVDGQSYAVPNCSWALAKNMCDSTALDTHSLRAFNEDEHQLDWLLELLNAGYWYFDEQ from the coding sequence ATGACATATCAAACCGCATTTAACCAACAAGATTTTATGGCTAATTACTGGCAACAGCGTCCCTGTTTGTTAAAACAAGGCATGCTTGATTTTGTTGACCCACTTAGCCCGGAAGAGCTTGCTGGTTTAGCGATGGAGGCTGATATTCAAAGCCGATTGGTAACCTGTCATGAGCAGCAGTGGGAAGCTCACCTAGGGCCATTCGAAGACTTTGCATTGCTGGGTGAATCACATAGTTCGTTGTTGGTTCAAGGTGTCGACCATTGGCATGGCGAAGTGGCAAAACTAGCCGCGGCGTTTCAGTTTATCCCTAACTGGCGATTTGACGATGTGATGATTTCTTACTCCACCGTTAAGGGCGGTGTAGGGCCACATATCGATCAATATTGCGTATTCATCATCCAAGGACAAGGTAAGCGACATTGGCGTGTTGGCCAAAAGCAAATTCTTAAAGAGTTTGCCTCTCACGATAAGTTAAAACACTGCGAAGACTTTGTGGCTGAGATTGATGTGGTGCTCGAAGCCGGCGATGTATTGTATATCCCACCGGGCTGCCCGCATGAAGGTTATGCGATAGAGCCATCGATGAATTATTCGGTGGGCTTTAGAGCGCCAAATGCTAAAGATTTGGTGACTGGTTTTGCTGATTATCTTCTGCAACATGAAACTAGCTCACAACGCTTTGCTGACCCTCAGCGCCAAGAAACTAATGAGTTTGGTCGCGTAGCCGAGAACGATACCTTAGCACTTAATAAACTGATGCAGTCTTTATTCAACTCTCCTCAAGCCAGTGCCCATTTTTTAGGTGAGTACCTTAGTGATTCATCACATAGCTCTGACATTGTTGTGCTAAGTGGCAGCGATCAAGAGTTAGCGATGAGTGATCTGCGCCAATTGATGGAGCAGGGCGCTGAGTTAAAACGAACCTCGGGCATTAAGGCCTTGTACCTTGATGTATTGCCTTACGAGCTGTTTGTTGATGGGCAAAGTTATGCGGTGCCCAATTGTTCTTGGGCTTTAGCAAAAAACATGTGTGATAGTACCGCCTTAGACACTCACTCGTTACGGGCATTTAACGAAGATGAGCACCAGCTTGATTGGCTGTTAGAGCTACTCAACGCCGGCTATTGGTATTTTGATGAACAATAG
- a CDS encoding sugar ABC transporter substrate-binding protein has translation MRKVVLILGLMCTISQANAKITLWNAHNPSQYLDNAIAEFEKQSGVTVEKNNFLSERLREEVLNQARTNTLPDILYVPSDFVGMHDLISLAPVPKDWIIPQTEPRVLKAGFTDNEQYGVPLFQGNHLVLYYNKDLVKQPVSSWAELLEQQSALSQGEQQAIVWNYSEMYWFIPFLTAFQGWPLNDGKITLDTKEMQQALTFYKQLKDIGLVDPKCNHDCSVERFKNGQSAYMINGDWIYKELKQTMDERLGVSTLPDIEGSPMLPMFSGYVLAFPRLSTSDDNYQQIKQFSAFMQQQEAQSIIYQQGGLIPANVELVSKIISDNNPNEQNMLKQMEDTRAMPGDAEMTVVWLALERGFNRYMDHNYSVEQATQLMQTIADKETRKRGRKK, from the coding sequence ATGCGCAAAGTAGTGCTGATTTTAGGCTTAATGTGTACGATTTCTCAAGCTAACGCAAAAATCACATTGTGGAATGCCCATAACCCATCTCAATACCTCGATAATGCTATTGCTGAATTTGAAAAACAGTCCGGTGTAACCGTTGAAAAAAACAACTTCTTGTCAGAACGATTACGCGAAGAGGTGCTTAACCAAGCCCGCACTAATACCTTGCCAGATATTCTTTACGTGCCTAGTGATTTTGTTGGCATGCACGATTTGATTTCTTTAGCACCGGTGCCTAAAGACTGGATTATTCCGCAAACAGAACCGCGGGTGCTTAAAGCGGGTTTTACCGACAACGAACAATATGGTGTGCCACTATTTCAAGGCAACCACTTAGTACTTTACTACAACAAAGACTTAGTTAAACAGCCCGTAAGCTCTTGGGCAGAGTTATTAGAACAGCAATCAGCGCTTAGCCAAGGTGAGCAACAAGCTATTGTTTGGAACTATTCCGAGATGTATTGGTTTATTCCATTCTTAACCGCATTTCAAGGTTGGCCGCTTAACGACGGAAAAATAACCCTAGATACCAAAGAAATGCAGCAAGCCTTAACGTTCTATAAACAGCTTAAAGATATCGGCTTGGTTGACCCCAAATGTAATCACGATTGCAGTGTAGAACGATTTAAGAACGGTCAGTCAGCTTATATGATTAACGGCGATTGGATTTATAAGGAATTGAAACAAACTATGGATGAGCGGCTAGGTGTAAGCACCTTACCAGATATTGAGGGAAGCCCAATGCTGCCGATGTTTTCTGGTTATGTGTTAGCTTTTCCTCGTCTCTCAACGTCAGATGACAATTACCAACAAATTAAGCAATTTAGTGCATTTATGCAGCAGCAAGAAGCACAAAGCATCATTTATCAACAAGGTGGTTTAATCCCTGCTAATGTTGAATTGGTTTCGAAAATAATCAGTGACAACAACCCCAACGAACAAAACATGTTGAAGCAAATGGAAGATACCAGAGCGATGCCCGGGGATGCCGAAATGACCGTGGTGTGGTTAGCCCTAGAACGGGGCTTTAACCGATATATGGATCATAACTATTCAGTCGAACAAGCTACCCAGTTAATGCAAACCATTGCTGACAAAGAAACTCGCAAACGCGGACGCAAAAAATGA
- a CDS encoding phosphoribosylaminoimidazolesuccinocarboxamide synthase, producing MSLADKVLAVNNDLPIRTDAPVHSGKVRSVYWLTEADSKRLIKEKAYDVAADTPLAIMVISDRISAFDCIWHGEEGLKGVPGKGAALNAISNHWFKLFKEQGLADSHILDIPHPFVWIVQKARPVMIEAICRQYITGSMWRAYEKGERNFCGIDLPEGLQRDQKLPEILITPSTKGILKGIPGVPEADDVNVTRKNIEDNFAAFNFKSANDIDVYENLLKQGFGVISQALSDIDQVFVDTKFEFGYVTDAQGQDKLIYMDEVGTPDSSRIWDGPSYREGKVVENSKEDFRQTLLSYFPDPDILLNKNRMPEREALARENNLPVKVLMKISETYTGIAEKITGAPITIGDNPKQEVIDILRKDYDLIVD from the coding sequence ATGAGTCTTGCTGATAAAGTATTAGCAGTGAATAACGATTTACCCATTCGCACCGACGCGCCCGTTCATAGCGGTAAAGTACGTTCGGTATATTGGCTAACCGAAGCTGATAGTAAACGACTCATTAAAGAAAAAGCTTATGATGTTGCTGCCGACACACCACTAGCAATTATGGTAATCAGCGACCGAATTTCAGCCTTTGATTGCATATGGCACGGCGAAGAGGGCCTTAAAGGTGTACCTGGTAAAGGTGCTGCACTTAACGCAATTTCTAACCATTGGTTTAAGCTTTTCAAAGAGCAAGGCTTGGCCGACAGCCACATTCTGGATATTCCTCATCCCTTTGTTTGGATTGTTCAAAAAGCACGCCCGGTAATGATTGAAGCGATTTGTCGTCAATACATTACAGGCTCTATGTGGCGTGCTTATGAGAAAGGTGAGCGTAACTTCTGTGGTATTGATTTGCCGGAAGGGCTACAACGAGATCAAAAACTACCAGAGATTCTCATTACCCCGTCTACTAAAGGTATTCTTAAAGGGATCCCTGGCGTGCCAGAAGCCGACGACGTAAATGTAACGCGTAAAAATATCGAAGATAACTTCGCAGCATTTAACTTTAAATCTGCTAACGATATCGATGTTTACGAAAACCTACTTAAACAAGGTTTTGGTGTAATTAGTCAGGCATTAAGCGATATCGACCAAGTATTTGTTGATACCAAATTTGAATTTGGCTACGTGACCGATGCTCAAGGCCAGGACAAGTTGATATACATGGATGAAGTGGGGACACCTGACTCATCACGTATTTGGGATGGCCCAAGTTATCGTGAAGGTAAGGTTGTCGAGAACTCTAAAGAAGACTTCCGCCAAACCTTACTTAGCTACTTCCCAGACCCAGACATACTGTTGAATAAAAACCGTATGCCAGAGCGTGAAGCCTTAGCGCGAGAAAACAATTTGCCGGTTAAAGTATTAATGAAAATATCTGAAACCTATACAGGCATTGCCGAAAAGATCACTGGTGCGCCAATCACTATTGGCGACAATCCAAAACAAGAAGTGATTGATATTCTTCGTAAAGATTACGATTTAATCGTTGATTAG
- the recR gene encoding recombination mediator RecR, with protein MKYSPSIEQLIKSLQVLPGVGPRSAQRMAFHLLERKRKDGLQLAASISNAMDVIGHCKVCRNFAEEELCPICQSPKRMSKGAICVVETPADVAAIEQTAQFFGSYFVLMGHLSPLDGIGPGELHLDKLEQRFAQEEVAELILATNPTVEGEATAYYIADMAKRYQIKVSRIAHGVPLGGELDSVDGTTLSHSLIGRQQLD; from the coding sequence ATGAAATACAGCCCCAGCATAGAACAATTGATTAAGTCGCTACAGGTTTTACCCGGTGTAGGCCCACGTAGTGCCCAGCGTATGGCTTTTCATTTGTTAGAGCGCAAACGTAAAGATGGCTTACAGCTTGCTGCTAGCATTAGCAATGCAATGGACGTAATTGGCCACTGCAAGGTGTGTCGCAATTTTGCTGAGGAAGAACTGTGCCCTATATGCCAATCGCCCAAGCGGATGAGTAAAGGGGCAATCTGTGTGGTTGAAACCCCAGCAGATGTTGCTGCTATTGAGCAGACCGCACAATTTTTTGGTAGTTACTTTGTGTTAATGGGCCATCTCTCACCACTTGACGGCATTGGTCCTGGCGAGTTGCACTTAGATAAACTGGAACAGCGCTTCGCCCAAGAAGAGGTAGCAGAATTGATCCTCGCAACTAATCCCACCGTAGAAGGCGAGGCTACCGCTTATTACATCGCTGATATGGCCAAGCGTTATCAAATTAAAGTATCAAGAATTGCTCATGGCGTGCCACTAGGCGGTGAGCTAGATAGCGTAGACGGCACTACACTGTCTCACTCCCTGATTGGGCGCCAACAACTCGATTAA
- a CDS encoding phosphatase PAP2 family protein, with the protein MKLKTSLISAAILSAFSTNALAEDTYVQIGDYTQILLPLGGLGVSLAKGDTAGSWQLTKSFATTMIFTHGIKFAVDKRRPNFTTNNSFPSGHTAAAFSGASFFQTRYGSAWGVPAYALAAYTGWSRVHGDKHYWDDVIAGASIATLSNLFFVNPIDEDIKVSPMVDGDAKGLQISLSNGFFEGGTRSKKPPTTFDPQFKFDFLLGPTRLKSNDIGSFASEQNIEFGQEDTLTTAAARWTWFASDQHSFSYLTQPYEARDQGKVEGGGDVYAQYQVWDNLVNWQYDLQLGKQWIGKAGLGLLIQYAQASLYPDSSFSKELEGDEEWLFYPLANATLGYHITPKVNLAFTGEYGNNGDGEVLMTDLSINYAFNKRWDIGGGYNYYKRDQDNAKTFRKIEFDSIYLRLGYAF; encoded by the coding sequence ATGAAGCTAAAAACCAGCTTAATCTCGGCCGCTATTCTATCTGCATTTAGTACCAATGCACTCGCCGAAGATACCTATGTACAAATTGGTGACTATACTCAGATTCTACTCCCTCTTGGCGGCCTAGGTGTGAGTTTAGCCAAGGGTGATACCGCAGGTAGCTGGCAATTAACCAAGTCATTCGCCACTACTATGATATTCACCCATGGTATTAAGTTTGCCGTAGACAAACGCCGGCCTAACTTCACCACTAACAATTCGTTTCCCTCTGGTCACACCGCTGCTGCATTTAGTGGTGCTTCTTTCTTCCAAACTCGTTATGGCTCAGCCTGGGGCGTGCCCGCTTACGCACTTGCCGCATACACTGGCTGGAGCCGAGTACACGGTGATAAACACTACTGGGATGACGTAATTGCAGGTGCCAGTATAGCTACTTTGAGCAACCTGTTTTTTGTTAACCCCATCGATGAAGACATTAAAGTAAGCCCAATGGTTGATGGCGATGCCAAAGGTTTACAAATCTCTTTATCAAATGGCTTTTTTGAAGGTGGAACGCGCTCTAAAAAACCACCAACAACGTTTGACCCTCAGTTTAAATTTGATTTCTTACTGGGACCGACTCGCTTAAAATCTAATGATATTGGCAGCTTTGCGTCTGAGCAGAATATAGAATTTGGCCAAGAAGATACCTTGACTACTGCAGCCGCTAGATGGACGTGGTTTGCTAGCGACCAACATAGCTTTAGTTATCTTACCCAGCCCTATGAAGCCCGTGATCAAGGCAAAGTAGAAGGCGGCGGTGATGTTTACGCGCAATACCAAGTGTGGGATAACTTAGTTAATTGGCAGTACGATTTACAGCTTGGTAAGCAATGGATAGGTAAAGCCGGTTTAGGTTTATTAATTCAATATGCGCAAGCTTCACTTTACCCCGACTCAAGCTTTAGCAAAGAGCTAGAAGGCGATGAAGAGTGGTTGTTTTACCCCTTAGCAAACGCAACCCTTGGCTACCACATCACACCTAAAGTGAACCTCGCATTTACCGGTGAATACGGTAATAATGGCGACGGTGAAGTGCTTATGACAGACCTAAGCATCAACTATGCGTTTAATAAACGCTGGGATATTGGTGGTGGATACAACTACTATAAGCGTGACCAAGACAATGCTAAAACCTTTAGAAAAATTGAATTCGACAGCATTTATCTGCGTTTAGGTTATGCATTTTAA
- a CDS encoding tRNA-(ms[2]io[6]A)-hydroxylase has product MNTLNLPMPYSALLEPINNFLYCSTPKQWLATAKEPENLKVLLIDHANAEWKAAATASKLMLKYAGANQPLIQQEIKALLAPYEFIIFRAGRWSVQVFIDWFFPLGIDKANNEQLNAALTTLALMQRCKFDQQLLSQLHDLVGSPNDNSANRTSTLSAKAETRSEGQLSDFQIALIEKMRLLIKEELHHFEQVFSIMHQFNIHYQNLTAGSYAKGLISQVRHYEPQALADKLIVGAYIEARSCERFAMLAPLLPEAIGQFYISLLRSEARHYQDYLSLANMIIDEQELQQRVNNIGQQEAQLISQQDKVFRFHSGIPVS; this is encoded by the coding sequence GTGAATACACTAAATTTGCCAATGCCTTACTCCGCGCTGCTCGAACCCATTAACAATTTTTTATACTGCTCTACACCTAAGCAATGGCTGGCTACGGCTAAAGAGCCCGAAAACTTAAAGGTTTTGTTAATCGATCACGCAAATGCAGAGTGGAAAGCGGCCGCCACTGCAAGCAAACTGATGCTCAAGTATGCCGGCGCTAATCAGCCATTGATTCAACAAGAAATAAAAGCATTGCTAGCTCCCTATGAATTCATTATTTTTCGGGCGGGTCGCTGGTCTGTTCAGGTATTTATTGATTGGTTCTTTCCGTTAGGCATAGACAAAGCCAATAACGAGCAACTAAACGCAGCTCTTACAACCTTGGCTTTAATGCAGCGGTGCAAGTTTGACCAACAGCTATTGTCTCAGCTGCATGATCTAGTAGGTAGTCCTAACGATAACTCTGCAAACAGAACATCAACATTAAGTGCTAAAGCAGAAACTAGATCAGAGGGGCAACTATCTGATTTCCAAATAGCATTGATTGAAAAAATGCGGCTGCTAATTAAAGAGGAACTGCACCACTTTGAACAGGTTTTTTCTATCATGCATCAGTTTAACATTCACTACCAAAATCTCACTGCAGGTAGTTATGCCAAGGGCCTAATATCGCAAGTTCGTCACTATGAGCCTCAAGCCCTAGCCGACAAATTGATTGTTGGGGCTTATATCGAAGCGCGCTCTTGTGAGCGTTTCGCTATGCTTGCGCCACTTTTACCCGAGGCCATTGGCCAGTTCTATATATCATTATTGCGCTCTGAAGCCCGCCACTATCAAGACTATTTGAGCTTAGCCAATATGATCATCGATGAACAAGAGCTCCAACAAAGAGTCAACAACATTGGCCAACAAGAAGCACAGTTAATTTCTCAGCAAGACAAGGTATTTCGTTTTCACAGTGGAATACCCGTGAGCTAA
- a CDS encoding LON peptidase substrate-binding domain-containing protein: MRLPLFPLELFVLPGGLSKLRIFEPRYLRLVSIASEEAKGFVLCQPLAEGHTEFNIGVHCQIEDFEQLEDGMLGITIRGIKRVDLSDTSQADDKLYSAFAQAKPNWQLEEPPAVEDDLSEKLQQVLTQHELYEQHPDFFAYDDEYWVVLRWLELLPFSSKAKNQILFEDDFSTLDNLVHQLVSEITIGHR, from the coding sequence ATGCGCTTACCCTTGTTTCCTTTAGAGCTTTTTGTTTTGCCCGGAGGGCTAAGCAAACTACGCATATTCGAACCGCGTTATTTGCGCTTGGTCTCTATAGCTAGCGAAGAAGCTAAAGGCTTTGTATTATGCCAGCCACTGGCGGAAGGCCATACAGAGTTCAACATAGGCGTTCATTGCCAAATAGAGGATTTTGAGCAACTTGAAGACGGCATGCTGGGCATTACTATTCGCGGCATCAAACGCGTCGACTTAAGTGATACCAGCCAAGCCGACGATAAGCTTTATAGCGCTTTTGCTCAAGCTAAACCCAATTGGCAGCTTGAAGAACCTCCCGCAGTTGAAGATGACCTAAGTGAAAAACTACAACAGGTATTAACTCAGCATGAGCTTTACGAGCAACATCCTGATTTTTTTGCTTACGACGACGAATATTGGGTAGTGCTGCGTTGGTTAGAGTTATTGCCTTTCTCCAGCAAAGCAAAAAACCAAATTCTTTTTGAAGATGACTTCTCAACCTTAGATAACCTGGTCCATCAATTAGTGTCAGAAATAACAATAGGCCATAGGTAG
- the htpG gene encoding molecular chaperone HtpG, giving the protein MTDAAHAETHGFQTEVKQLLQLMIHSLYSNKEIFLRELVSNAADAADKLRFKALENNALFENDGDLRVRVSFDQEAKTITLSDNGIGMTRDEVVEHLGTIAKSGTKEFFGQLSGDSAKDSQLIGQFGVGFYSAFIVADKVTVETRAAGAEASQGVRWESAGEGDYTVADIAKEGRGTDIILHLREDEHEFLDSWKVRSIITKYSDHISIPVQMWKDETPESEGPDGEKVAAVPGEWEAINKATALWTRGKNDISKDEYNEFYKHISHDFADPLTWAHNKVEGKQDYTSLLYIPSKAPFDMWNRERQHGLKLYVQRVFIMDDADEFMPGYLRFVKGVLDSNDLPLNVSREILQDTKTTANLRSACTKRVLTMLERMAKNDAEKYQTFWAEFGQVLKEGPAEDFANKDQIAKLLRFASTNSDSAEQNVSFADYIERMKEGQDKIYYVTTDGYAAAANSPHLEIFKRKGIEVLLMHDRVDEWLISHLPEAEGKTLVSVTKGDLDLGDLDDEETKKQKEQDESEYASFVERMKESLGDKVKDVRLTYRLTDTPSCIVVDDNDMSTQMQKLMQAVGQDVPDQKYIFELNPQHALVKRVADEQDEAKFAEWASLLLDQATLAERGSLENPSEFIKRVNQLLA; this is encoded by the coding sequence ATGACTGATGCAGCTCATGCAGAAACTCATGGCTTTCAAACTGAAGTAAAACAATTACTCCAGTTGATGATCCACTCTCTATATTCAAACAAAGAAATTTTCTTACGCGAATTAGTCTCAAACGCAGCCGATGCTGCCGATAAATTGCGCTTTAAAGCTTTAGAAAATAACGCTTTATTTGAAAATGATGGTGACTTACGTGTACGTGTAAGCTTCGACCAAGAAGCTAAAACTATTACTTTGTCGGATAACGGCATTGGTATGACCCGCGATGAAGTTGTTGAGCATCTTGGTACTATTGCTAAGTCTGGCACTAAAGAATTTTTTGGTCAGTTAAGTGGTGACAGCGCAAAAGACTCGCAACTAATTGGTCAATTTGGTGTTGGTTTTTACTCAGCATTTATCGTAGCCGATAAAGTAACCGTTGAAACTCGAGCTGCAGGTGCAGAAGCTAGCCAAGGCGTACGTTGGGAAAGTGCTGGTGAAGGTGATTACACCGTAGCCGACATTGCCAAAGAAGGCCGCGGTACCGACATTATTCTTCACTTACGTGAAGATGAACATGAGTTCCTAGATAGCTGGAAAGTCCGCTCTATTATCACTAAGTACTCAGATCATATTTCTATCCCAGTTCAAATGTGGAAAGACGAAACGCCTGAGTCTGAAGGTCCAGACGGTGAAAAAGTTGCAGCTGTGCCAGGTGAATGGGAAGCCATTAACAAAGCAACTGCTTTGTGGACGCGCGGTAAAAACGACATCTCTAAAGACGAGTACAACGAGTTTTACAAGCACATTTCCCATGACTTCGCAGATCCACTCACGTGGGCGCACAACAAAGTTGAAGGTAAGCAGGATTACACCAGCTTGCTTTACATCCCAAGCAAAGCCCCATTTGATATGTGGAACCGCGAGCGTCAACATGGCTTGAAGCTGTATGTTCAACGCGTATTTATCATGGACGACGCTGATGAGTTTATGCCGGGTTACCTACGCTTTGTGAAGGGGGTGTTAGATTCAAACGACCTGCCACTAAACGTATCACGTGAGATCCTTCAAGATACTAAAACAACCGCTAACTTACGTAGCGCTTGTACTAAGCGTGTTCTTACTATGCTTGAGCGCATGGCGAAGAACGATGCTGAGAAATACCAAACGTTCTGGGCTGAATTTGGCCAAGTGCTAAAAGAAGGTCCAGCAGAAGATTTCGCTAACAAAGATCAAATCGCTAAGCTACTGCGTTTTGCTTCAACTAATAGCGACAGTGCTGAGCAAAATGTTTCATTCGCCGATTACATCGAGCGCATGAAAGAAGGCCAAGACAAGATTTACTACGTAACAACCGATGGTTACGCAGCCGCTGCTAACAGCCCGCATTTAGAAATCTTCAAACGTAAAGGCATTGAAGTATTGTTAATGCACGACCGCGTAGACGAGTGGTTAATTAGTCACTTGCCAGAAGCCGAAGGCAAAACCCTTGTTTCGGTAACTAAAGGTGATTTAGACCTTGGCGACTTAGATGACGAAGAAACTAAGAAGCAGAAAGAGCAAGACGAAAGCGAATACGCAAGCTTTGTTGAGCGCATGAAAGAAAGCTTAGGTGATAAGGTTAAAGATGTTCGTTTAACTTACCGTTTAACCGATACGCCTTCTTGTATCGTTGTTGATGACAACGACATGAGCACGCAAATGCAGAAGTTAATGCAAGCTGTTGGTCAAGATGTGCCTGATCAAAAATACATCTTTGAACTGAACCCTCAACACGCCTTAGTTAAGCGCGTTGCCGATGAGCAAGACGAAGCTAAATTTGCTGAATGGGCAAGCTTACTATTGGATCAAGCAACCCTTGCTGAGCGTGGTAGCTTAGAAAACCCTTCTGAGTTCATTAAGCGAGTTAACCAACTTTTAGCTTAA